The DNA sequence AACTGCAGCATCTTTAGAAGGAAGGAGCTGGAGGAGTTCTCTGGATCCACATGACTGCAAACAGAATTCTTTAACCATCCCGAAAGCTTCCACTGGGACTGAAGCGCAAAGAGAAGCAATAGCCTGAGCACCTGAAATATTAAAAACGGAGTTAAAATAAAGCTGATTTCATTTCTATACTATTGTATATATGatgttatacattatatattaccaATATATTAATCAGAAAGGCATGGCCTTATTTAATTAACAACAATTAtaagtataaatacattttccctagcaaaaatatttacattttaattaatatacttttttatgtataaaattttgcaattttacatagtattattatttttttttaaaaacatagtattcaatttagttttaaatacaaattaagaataataaaatatgtttttctttaatttttttttacagaacggGTTTTTCAATTTACAGTATTTGCTGGACATATTTTAAACTTATATTAAACTCAGTAACAGCTCTAAATTGATAGTCAATTCTATAAATATACcttaacattattaaatatttacctgttAACTGGACAAACGGTTCCATCAGGGCTAGTCCAAGCCTCTCGATCACAACAACTCCATGCTTCCTCAAGTAGTGCTGGAGAACTGGATGTACGACTTTTTGGCATGCAAATAAGCTCACTTTGTCCATAACAACTTGTTCCCCAAGCTTCAGGAGCTGCTGAAGGAGATCATGCTCTGGGTCCACTCCCCTATGGATCTCCAAAGTTACATCTCCAACTTCAGAGATATCCCCTGACAGTGATACGCTGAAAAGCACCACCTTAAACGGCCCAGATCCCAGTCTCTCAAGATCTGCAGGCTGAAGCATCTCAGGGACATCCACCAGCAGTCCTGGGAAAACCGAAGAATCGCTCACCGATTGGCTCTCAATGCCGATGGTGACTGTCCTTCCAAAGCAGCTCACGCCGGATGTGTTGCAATGGATGGAATACAAGAAGGCCTGTGCGATCAGTGAACTGATATGTTTTGTTTCCCTGCTATTCAACATACATGCTGGTTTGCTGGTGATCATACTGCGAGCCAGTGCAATGATCGAATCGCTGCTGCTGAAGTCTACTGGCACTTTACAACCACAAGAGTCTCCTTTAAGATACATGTTGCATTCTTCCACAAGATGTTTGTATACCTTGGCTGCTGCAGCTGTCCTGAGgccattattttgtgtattttcaataAGTCGGAGTGTGAAAATCCCCATAAAAAGCCCACAGTCACTGTAACATGTGGTGTGATGTTGAACAGCAGTTGAGATCATTTTAAGAAGCGGCTCAGACATATCTACTCGTTTGAGCAGGGCTGTAGAGGTTGAAGTTGTCAAGACATGGCCTCCAACATTGTTATGTATTTGTTTCAGTCTACCAGTTGGTCCATAGGCAGAACTGAGTATATTTCTCAACAGAGCCATCTTTTGGCAAATGTTACTGTTGGAAAGTGGTTCATCTGTGCACACAGCAGGTTTCTTCTTACAAATTCGAGACATGCTATGGTTTGATTCATTCAGAGAAATTTACTGATGATTATATATACAAGTCCATTACTTttcaataaacagaaatgaaaagaTCACATACTTAATAGTACAGTATTAtggatgattttgtttcttctgtgGATTGATTAGTATTAGGTATTGTAACATAAATATAagaatctattatttatttaattattaaaaagcaaCATTAAGGTTAAActacattttataaatgcataaaggAAAGAATATATTAGGtccactttcattttttttcactttttttgctTTCACTAGGTCATTTTAAATGGTGTGATAAgttcatatttttaaaagtataaatattttatgtattaaattaatgtaaGTTTCTGAAAACGCCACGCATAATCATTGAAGAACAGTTAGTAAAATGCTTAGCATGCCACTTCGCAAATAGTTAAcgttaaataattaaaatcatcTTGAAATTACTTCATTACAGCAAACAGAAAAAATCGTTCCTGATTTCTattcaaaacaaatgaattatcTTATAAAAGACGTGTAAAATGTACCATGTGAACCTTGTAACTTACATACCCTAAAGTTCAGCATATGGATCAACTAACTAAACATATTAGAAAGAAAAATATAGGAAATTAAACCCTTACGGTAAAAGCCAAGCAGATGGTGTTTACGTCTTACACAATACACATGTTCTCATATGGTGACCAACACATGCCAGTTATAAAGTATTTAACAACAGAAACCCGAAAACACTAATTGGATTTTAAATCTCAAATATTATACACTAAACGAATTACTATAATTTCGTTTAGCGATACATAATCATGGATATTTTACAATTTACTTGGAACAACGAACGCGACTGTCTGGCAAAGTATGCAGCCTCCTAAATCCGACTTCCATGACAACGGCACGCGCCGGGGTCCTAACGTGAGAGGGCAAGTTTCAAACCTTCGGCgggagaaaatgaaaataattcattatatatatgttattgttACCCTCGAGtcgttttaattaaaaaatctaaattttataTCGTCAATTATATTTAAACAACCCATGAATATCATAAGACAAGTCTGAGCTCTGCTTTACCGCACTTCCTTCttttgactttctacaactttgtCTAACTGCACGTCATGTGAGTATTTCATTACTATATGTTCAGTTTTTCAGCAATAAACATATTTTGGGGTTTCTGTAGAAGTTATGAGATTGTGACTATTTTTTGTTTATGGTTGTTCAGCGCATTCTTTTTGGATTTGTCCAGTGTTTCATCAGAATGCAGTCTTCTAAATTTGTAGTCAAGGtatgttaacatttttatttcatctatatttatctattaaataatgacagaacattTTATGACATTGACTTTTATGTCTTAATTATGACTTATCTAATTAACACTTTTacccatttttgtattttagtgtCATAATGTTTGGCTTTTTATGACATTAACTACATTGACTTTGATCTCATGATTATGACATTTTagttcatcatttaaaaaaaaatatatatttcacctTTCGTCTTTGACTTTTGACTTTTTGCATCATAATTTTGACTTCTatcatattttttactttatcaaaTTTTCATCTCTGTTATGTGATTTTTATGACTTACAAAGTTGAAATCAGGACACATTATATCAGGGGTGTCTGTTTGATTACTTAAACCTAATCAATACTTGGTATGTTTGTGCTGGAGCAGGCTTGGAACAAAACTCTTTAGGGCTCTGGCCGTtccaggaatttagtttgacacccctgcactATGTCATAGTTATGATTTCccaaagcatgattttttttcttatgtgataGTAATAGGCTACTATACATTGCAGTGTACCTCACGGTATTTATAAGGAACCTTAAGAAAACGCATGGAGACTTAAGATAAAGACTTAAAGTGGTGTTTagaacagttgaaaaaaaaaaaaaactacctgtACTTCAACTTTTTTAACGCTAGAGGGGGTGGTCGCTTAAGCAATGAGTGCGCTCAGGTAGCGCAACAGCATTAATTCCTTGAATAGTTTACTGAACATAGCTCGTACTTCTTTATGTCGTCTATTTGTGTTCTTTAATTGTTCAGCCTGCATTTTGTTACAAACCATACCAAAAAACTCAGATTTCATCAGAATGTTAGGCTCGGATTATATTTTCCATACCATCTCAGTCGCTTTCTTTTGCATTGCATCCcattttgatgttttaataatCATGTCTGTATATATCCAGCTGAACGTCTCCTCCGCGTTTCTCAGCAGCACAGATGCTGGTCCGGCTGTGTCTATTCACTCACATGCCAGATAAATGAATGTCAGTGCTAATGCATGTCAGATGTTTCTGTTAATTACTAGAAAAGCCCTGGGTCTCtgttttttgttgatttttcaTATAGTGAAGGCTTAATTCTAGTTCCTGGATATTGCTGTGGGTCCCACACATCCGTGTTTATTGCCAGACGTTGGCTATGTACTagttctctttctgtctttctcactCATCACCTCTCCTGTATCTGTTTTTCATTGTGGGAGAGTGCCACTCACCAACTTCACCCTCCCAGTCTGCACATAATGATATTGTTATATATGTTGCTCTCCCTGAGAAAAGAACTGTCATGCCCAACACTGTGACCACACGGAGACATTTAAAAATGGGAAAGCAAACCGTACCATCAGCTGGCCCAGCTCTCAACTTTGCTTCAGTGCTAAACAAACTGTTCGAGCAGAACATAAGAACCATgtcatttttagatattttattctgTCCCAGAAGAagtattctaaaaatgtttaccAAAAACTGGAAATTCCGTGATTGTTGACctttgtgtcgttccaaacctgactTTCTTTCTTGAGTGGAATATAaaagaagttattttgaatttgaaaatgtTTCTGTCCACACAGTAAAAGTCATTATATGCATAAAAATTGCAgcttggaacaacacaagggtgagtaaataattaaaaaaattaattatttggtgatttcattattttttttccttttaaaggaatatttcaaccAAAAATGGAAGTTTGTTAATCGGCACAAATTTGGAAAAAAGTATCATTacctcacttgctcaccaatgaatcctctgcagtgaatgggtgccttcagaatgagagtccaaaaactgtagataaaaacatcacaataatccacaagtaatctacatgtctccagtccatcaattaacagtttatgaagtgaaaagctgcatctttgtaataaattcatcaatacatttttaacttcaatgGTGTACGCATAACATTGCTTTATCCAGTGAAAATGTTGAGAAATATGCAGATAAATTATATACAGAAGCACTGTTGTCAAGTGAAAACATTTATGAACTGTTATTTTGgacagaaacagtcagattataaaATTACTTCAtggattattattctttttatttgatttcttttgTGGAcacctttttacttttttactttttaatttttgggtgaactattcctttaaaacaacTACAAGTACAATGTAAGCAAAAATCAGCAAAATGGGAAAGTTTGTGGACCATTTCTCTCCTAATTTTAAAAAAACCCAAGTATAAGACCTTTGTAAGTGATTTGTAGATTGATTGTTTGAAGATCCTGACTTACCTGACACAGCAACATTAAGTTGGATGTCGTGTTTCCACTCTGCAGTGCAGTTCTTGTAGGCGATGAACTACTCCCACTTAAAGTTGAGGCCCTGATTTTCTCCTTTGTGTCTCAGAAGACACTGAATATTTACACAAGAGCTGCCACGGCACTCCACTGTTATACCCATCTGGTGTAGGAGATGGCGGGAGAGCATGATTCTTGTTTTTGAGTATGAATGTTAAGTGCTGGGTAGTATGACAGCTGTCTTGGCTCTGGTTTGTGTGCTAGGTCGACTTCCCTGGTAGATATGGACCACACACTTGGACCTCCAAGCATCCTATTACTGTCATCGGATCAAGGAAATATGTTGTTATTTCTGAAACTGGGATGAATGCAACTTAAAAGACATGGCAGATGTAATAGAATTCTTATTTACTGcgtttttagattttaaattaatttattactgcAGATGTTTAGATTTACAAACTTAATGTAGGTAGATTAGCATTCGTTCTGTAAACTGCAGTTAAATTACAGTGTAAAGAAGTGGAAGGATTGTTGTTTGGTTTTTCCTGACTTCTAATACTTCCTTTTTACTAGAATTCTTGGAATCTTTCTGATATTGTTCAGTTGTTTGTGGAGCTTTACCAGGTGATTCCTGCCTGTTCTTGCTGTTGGAATTTTGCTTCTGGGTTGCGAtcttgcatagaaaaaaaaaacaaacaaaaccattcAGGTGTGCTAACTTCCAGAGATTAACTCAGTGAGCACTTTAGAGTTCCTAGAAATAAAGGCCAGCTTAGTCATAATCACACTGATTTATTACTGGatgtgttatgtttttttaaaacccCTGACCCTAAGCAGTGGCTCCAGacgaaaaaattaataaataaaatggttagGGATTTATTGGAAACATTGGCTTCTGGTTTAGTGAGGGAGGGAGTCCATTTCGAGTAATGCCTCTGATTGATTTAAGAGTTAGTGAATTTGATTCAAACTTATAATCAAGTCTGAATATTTTGGGGATCTGTTTAAACTATTCATTAAAAAGATGATCATTTGTTCACAAACCAGACATCACAACTCTTGTTGTGTGCATTGTTGTTTGCTGCAAACAACACACTCTGAAGATGTAATTAAAGAACATCACCTCATgagatgatataaaaaaaaaaaaaaaactgaaactgtaaaAGTACTGTCAAAGTTATGGTTTTCATAAGTAGAACTATACATTACCATATCATTTATAGTGAAGAATGGTAAAAGGATGTTCCCCGCGTGACACAAGTCCTTGCATGACTATAtgactatattttatataaatatttgcatttcttatttttgttattacagtgtagttgtttatttatttttgcaaaccACTTTTTGGtcacatttgtattatttaggTTTAGTTGCTAAGTTTTTTGCATGGATATAAGTGATGTCACAAAACATCTGACTTACTGATGAGAGGCGTTCTGTTTTGTCAAATGCCACAGACCTTTGTTAAAGACGGGACTTGAGCCAAATCTAGAGAAACATTGCAGAACACCACATCAACCCCATAGCAAcatcctggcaaccacccagaatcaTGGCGCTGAGTTTTGCATGTAAAAATCTAGTTAAACTTGCTTGTGTCTCATAGCTCTCTTGCAGTTTAAGATTGACAGCGCTAATGTTGACCCTCTTGAGGGAACAACAAGTGACTCATGCTATACAAAATCAGCAAGTCAAGACCAAAGATTAAACTTTTAGTTTTACCAGGCAACACTCATAGATCTAAAGAATTCCAGTAGGCTCCGTCGACCTGCGACGCTCTTACAAAGACACAGACTGAGCTAGACGATGGGCAGAGTTTTATTGAGTGAGACTGCTTCTGCTGCCTTCtgtctctcattttctctctctctctctctc is a window from the Carassius gibelio isolate Cgi1373 ecotype wild population from Czech Republic chromosome A13, carGib1.2-hapl.c, whole genome shotgun sequence genome containing:
- the LOC128026056 gene encoding molecular chaperone MKKS, with protein sequence MSRICKKKPAVCTDEPLSNSNICQKMALLRNILSSAYGPTGRLKQIHNNVGGHVLTTSTSTALLKRVDMSEPLLKMISTAVQHHTTCYSDCGLFMGIFTLRLIENTQNNGLRTAAAAKVYKHLVEECNMYLKGDSCGCKVPVDFSSSDSIIALARSMITSKPACMLNSRETKHISSLIAQAFLYSIHCNTSGVSCFGRTVTIGIESQSVSDSSVFPGLLVDVPEMLQPADLERLGSGPFKVVLFSVSLSGDISEVGDVTLEIHRGVDPEHDLLQQLLKLGEQVVMDKVSLFACQKVVHPVLQHYLRKHGVVVIERLGLALMEPFVQLTGAQAIASLCASVPVEAFGMVKEFCLQSCGSRELLQLLPSKDAAVSTMLLCHRNETMLEELKMTCKRAEHVLRLTLREPCALLGGGCTETLLATHITHMSCSKASEIAQALSISHSEFIMAVKAFCSSLQSVALSLDHDGQDCLIDMTYAHRWVPDIYSKTCSCGLVEDRSNLEKTPLNTAYPTFCPVSLKNTDSQPRILDSFSAKLNALNVAVEMANLVLDVKYVIEDIN